A window of the Synechococcus sp. JA-3-3Ab genome harbors these coding sequences:
- the cobW gene encoding cobalamin biosynthesis protein CobW has product MHKVPVTVITGFLGSGKTTLIRHLLLNNQGRRIAVVVNEFGEVGIDGELLRDCQLCEGGGSIPILELANGCLCCTVQEEFLPTMEALLRRRAELDCILIETSGLALPKPLVQAFRWPTIRTGATVDAVIAVVDGQALASGQLVGDLAALEAQRQADESLDHETPIEELFEDQLSCADLVLLSKVDQITPKERTQVESWLRQQLRPEVRVLPCERGQVAPEVLLGFQAAVEDQLERRPSHHDFEEEHEHEAFESFCLSLEGSYEPGSLVAQLRQLAQEECLYRVKGFVAVPHKPMRLVLQGVGSRFETYYDRPWRPQEPRLTRLVFIGQRLDRERIAAQLQGLAHREAVASAG; this is encoded by the coding sequence GCCGCATCGCCGTAGTGGTCAATGAGTTTGGCGAAGTGGGCATCGACGGCGAACTGCTGCGGGATTGCCAACTCTGCGAGGGAGGGGGCTCCATCCCCATTCTGGAGCTGGCCAACGGCTGCCTCTGCTGCACGGTGCAGGAGGAGTTCTTGCCGACCATGGAGGCTCTGCTGCGGCGGCGGGCAGAGCTGGACTGCATCCTGATTGAGACTTCAGGATTGGCCTTGCCCAAGCCGCTGGTGCAGGCTTTCCGCTGGCCCACCATTCGCACCGGCGCCACGGTGGATGCGGTGATTGCAGTGGTGGATGGCCAGGCCCTGGCTTCTGGGCAACTGGTGGGGGATCTGGCGGCGCTGGAGGCGCAGCGTCAGGCCGATGAGAGCCTGGATCACGAGACTCCCATTGAGGAGCTGTTTGAGGATCAGTTGAGCTGCGCTGATTTGGTGCTGCTGAGCAAGGTGGATCAGATCACGCCGAAGGAGCGAACCCAGGTGGAGAGCTGGCTGCGGCAACAATTGCGCCCTGAGGTTCGAGTTCTCCCCTGTGAGCGGGGCCAGGTTGCCCCAGAAGTGCTCTTGGGCTTCCAGGCGGCGGTGGAGGATCAGTTGGAGCGCCGCCCCAGCCACCACGACTTCGAGGAGGAGCACGAGCACGAAGCTTTTGAGTCTTTCTGCCTCAGCCTGGAGGGCAGCTATGAGCCGGGATCCCTAGTTGCCCAACTGCGTCAACTGGCTCAAGAGGAATGCCTCTACCGGGTAAAGGGGTTTGTGGCCGTGCCCCACAAGCCGATGCGCCTGGTGCTGCAGGGGGTGGGATCCCGATTTGAGACCTACTACGACCGCCCCTGGCGCCCGCAAGAGCCGCGGTTGACCCGCCTGGTGTTCATCGGCCAGAGGCTCGACCGGGAGCGCATTGCTGCTCAGCTTCAAGGCTTGGCTCACAGAGAAGCAGTGGCCTCTGCCGGCTGA
- a CDS encoding NAD-dependent epimerase/dehydratase family protein — translation MSCRWEDLLRNLFLTGASGCLGHYVLERLAQQRDPEFPEQPAYHLYILIRNPSRLRLPPERLPAPITLVAGDLLRIREHAALLRQMDGLIHMAAAWGDPTLTWAVNVTHTLELLSLLDPERCQQVIYFSTASLLNQALEPLAIAGQAGTDYIRSKYAMLLRRQESSFWPDRLLTLYPTLLFGGSPHHPYSHITAGLKEVLRWLDLIRFLRVDASFHFIHAADVAEMVAHWVAHPPGGGDWVLGNPPLSVDECVEQVCAYFKKRIYFRLPLPIGLFRTLAFLLRVRLSAWDEYCLRHRHFVYPALSPAALGLPCRFPTVASLLDAYL, via the coding sequence ATGAGTTGCCGTTGGGAAGATCTCTTGCGAAACCTGTTTCTTACCGGCGCTAGCGGCTGTCTGGGGCATTATGTGTTGGAGCGCCTGGCCCAACAAAGGGATCCCGAGTTTCCGGAGCAGCCCGCCTACCACCTGTACATTCTTATCCGCAACCCCAGCCGCCTGCGGTTGCCCCCGGAGCGTTTGCCTGCCCCCATCACCCTGGTGGCCGGCGATCTCCTGCGCATTCGGGAACACGCCGCCCTGCTGCGGCAGATGGATGGGTTGATCCACATGGCGGCGGCTTGGGGGGATCCCACCCTGACCTGGGCGGTGAACGTCACCCACACCTTGGAGTTGCTCAGCTTGTTGGATCCGGAGCGCTGTCAGCAGGTGATCTACTTTTCCACTGCCAGCCTTTTGAATCAAGCGTTAGAACCTTTGGCCATCGCCGGCCAGGCCGGCACCGACTACATCCGCAGCAAGTACGCGATGCTGCTGCGACGGCAGGAAAGCAGCTTCTGGCCAGATCGCCTGCTCACCCTCTACCCCACCCTGCTGTTTGGCGGCAGCCCCCACCACCCCTACTCCCACATCACCGCCGGCCTCAAGGAGGTGCTCCGCTGGCTGGATTTGATCCGCTTTTTGCGGGTGGATGCCAGCTTCCACTTCATCCACGCTGCCGATGTGGCCGAGATGGTGGCCCATTGGGTGGCCCATCCGCCGGGGGGAGGGGATTGGGTGTTGGGCAACCCCCCCTTGTCGGTGGATGAATGCGTAGAGCAGGTGTGCGCCTATTTTAAAAAACGGATTTATTTCCGCCTGCCCCTGCCCATCGGCCTATTTCGCACCCTAGCCTTCCTACTTCGGGTGCGACTTTCGGCCTGGGATGAGTACTGCCTGCGCCACCGCCACTTTGTCTATCCGGCCCTCTCCCCAGCAGCGCTGGGCTTGCCCTGCCGCTTCCCTACCGTAGCCTCTCTTCTCGACGCCTACCTCTAG
- a CDS encoding ABC transporter permease: MAATSSPPAGRVFSLWPPLALVLQRLVQAVPVLLLITVLSFLLLQLAPGDFLDPLRADPSISQEFIAQEEARLGLDKPLLWQYLTWLGNLLQGDFGVSYTYRVPVAQLILSRAGATLLLAVCSVLLTWMIAIPLGILGALQQNTPLDRALQLLSYLGQAMPSFVLAILLLIVAQNVGWLPVGGMTSVYFAELGWGGKLLDLGRHLLLPTLALSITSFAGLQRITRGNFLDVLRQEYIQAARARGIPEWRVIWLHALRNAVNPLITILGFEFANLLSGSFIAEFFFNWPGLGKLLLEAVQSFDINVVMAGLLLGAVMLILGNLLADLLLMWVDPRIRPESLL, encoded by the coding sequence GTGGCCGCAACCTCTTCTCCCCCTGCTGGACGGGTGTTCAGCCTTTGGCCTCCCCTAGCCCTTGTTTTGCAGCGGCTGGTCCAAGCGGTGCCGGTGCTGCTGCTGATCACGGTGCTCAGCTTTTTGCTCCTGCAACTGGCCCCCGGCGATTTTTTGGATCCCTTGCGGGCGGATCCCAGTATCAGCCAGGAGTTTATCGCCCAGGAAGAGGCGCGGCTGGGCTTGGATAAACCCTTGCTTTGGCAGTATTTGACCTGGTTGGGCAATCTGCTGCAGGGGGATTTTGGCGTCAGCTACACCTATCGCGTGCCAGTAGCGCAGCTCATCCTCTCCCGCGCCGGCGCCACCCTGCTGTTGGCAGTGTGCTCCGTTTTGCTGACTTGGATGATCGCCATTCCGCTGGGGATCCTGGGGGCGCTGCAGCAGAACACTCCTCTGGATCGGGCGTTGCAGTTGCTCAGCTACCTGGGGCAGGCCATGCCCAGCTTTGTGCTGGCCATTTTGCTGCTGATCGTGGCCCAAAACGTGGGCTGGCTGCCGGTGGGCGGGATGACCAGTGTTTATTTTGCCGAGCTGGGTTGGGGGGGAAAGCTGCTGGATCTGGGCCGTCACCTGCTCTTGCCCACGCTGGCCCTGAGCATCACCAGCTTTGCCGGGCTGCAGCGGATTACCCGCGGCAACTTCTTGGACGTGCTGCGGCAGGAATACATCCAGGCGGCGCGGGCGCGTGGGATCCCGGAATGGCGGGTGATCTGGCTGCATGCATTGCGCAACGCCGTCAACCCCTTGATCACGATCTTGGGCTTTGAGTTTGCCAATTTGCTCAGCGGCTCTTTTATTGCCGAGTTTTTCTTCAACTGGCCGGGGCTGGGCAAGCTGCTCTTGGAAGCGGTCCAGAGCTTCGACATCAACGTGGTGATGGCCGGGCTTTTGCTGGGGGCCGTGATGCTCATTCTGGGCAATTTGTTGGCCGATCTGCTCTTGATGTGGGTGGATCCCCGGATCCGACCTGAGTCTTTGCTTTAG
- a CDS encoding DEAD/DEAH box helicase, whose product MHFQPDGALDDSLPGVAAEAVVWNALRQALGSDPGYLLHQFSIYNHQGHVTAKPDILLIHFELGFWVFECKGCNLYNIEAIDGSQWRMREWHRETETPLGQADNQMFQIKNWLQQNPETRPLQARVAWQYRLALPRIRRQEWQERFGDPPFLGALLFADDLEHPEQLRQTLYAAKKANGAPLNATEWEVILKTLGIKLGDPGDDPISYSYDPQAVIRRVQEQIFKLDEDQRKIATQYPEGPQRLRGLAGTGKTVVLTRRAAKIHADHPDWDIAVVFYTRSLYHQIREQISKVCQSKFDLEPDWKKIQVMHAWGSQNQTGFYRLLANECGLTPKSLERAKAELRDKNDYTTEPFDYVCEKLEKEAKEIPQLFDVILIDEGQDLPPAFYRLAYRALRDPKRLYWAYDEAQGIGSLTVPGIAELFGRDETGKPKVQLGGRATVLPHCYRTPKIILMAAHAINMGLLRGDQPLQGVTQKGQWENLGYEVVEGDFRKPGSTITLTRKACHPIDQEDFEPKVDPQSLLIWRTFPSEEEEQNWIAQQIERDLKQWSFQPEDLLVTGVGSFKKSRPYWESLKAKLKQRGIRALIAGEDAGQDIFRLPGHVTLAGIFRAKGNEAWKVYVCQFQNATEPGLSVEEQLRRRNQAFVALTRTKIWCVVTGISPQDHLAPAFQELQQAKEQYPYLRFPAFNKGSLRRIHEIDPDSEGV is encoded by the coding sequence ATGCACTTTCAACCCGACGGCGCTCTGGACGACAGCTTACCTGGGGTAGCTGCGGAAGCAGTGGTTTGGAATGCGCTGCGGCAGGCCCTGGGATCCGATCCCGGCTACCTCCTCCATCAGTTCAGTATCTATAACCATCAGGGCCACGTCACGGCCAAGCCCGACATCCTATTGATTCATTTTGAACTGGGCTTTTGGGTTTTCGAGTGTAAGGGCTGCAACCTTTACAATATCGAAGCCATCGACGGCAGCCAGTGGCGCATGCGGGAGTGGCACAGGGAAACCGAGACCCCCTTGGGGCAGGCCGATAACCAAATGTTTCAGATCAAGAATTGGCTGCAGCAAAATCCGGAAACCCGGCCTCTCCAAGCTCGCGTTGCCTGGCAATATCGGCTGGCTTTGCCTCGCATTCGGCGACAAGAATGGCAGGAGCGCTTCGGGGATCCCCCGTTTCTCGGGGCGCTGCTTTTTGCAGATGATTTGGAGCATCCAGAGCAGTTGCGGCAGACTCTGTATGCGGCCAAAAAGGCCAATGGCGCTCCTCTCAACGCCACAGAATGGGAAGTGATCCTCAAAACGTTGGGAATAAAGTTGGGGGATCCCGGCGATGACCCAATATCTTACAGCTACGATCCCCAGGCGGTGATCCGTCGCGTCCAAGAGCAGATCTTTAAGCTTGATGAAGACCAACGCAAAATTGCCACCCAATATCCTGAGGGGCCACAGCGGTTGCGGGGCCTGGCGGGGACAGGCAAAACGGTAGTCTTGACTCGCAGAGCGGCCAAGATCCACGCCGACCACCCCGATTGGGACATTGCGGTAGTTTTTTACACCCGCTCTCTCTATCACCAAATTCGCGAGCAAATCTCAAAGGTCTGTCAGAGCAAGTTTGACCTTGAGCCGGACTGGAAAAAGATCCAGGTGATGCACGCCTGGGGATCCCAAAATCAAACTGGGTTCTATCGATTGCTCGCTAACGAATGTGGCTTAACGCCCAAAAGCTTGGAGCGGGCAAAGGCAGAGCTAAGGGATAAAAATGACTATACAACTGAGCCCTTCGACTACGTCTGCGAAAAGTTAGAAAAAGAAGCCAAGGAAATCCCTCAGCTCTTCGATGTTATTTTGATCGATGAAGGTCAAGATTTGCCCCCTGCCTTTTACCGTTTAGCCTATCGGGCTTTACGGGATCCCAAACGGCTCTATTGGGCCTATGACGAAGCCCAGGGCATTGGCTCGCTGACGGTGCCAGGAATAGCCGAGCTATTCGGGCGCGACGAGACAGGCAAGCCCAAAGTGCAGTTGGGAGGGCGGGCCACTGTGTTGCCCCATTGCTACCGCACTCCGAAGATTATTCTCATGGCTGCCCATGCCATCAACATGGGTCTTTTGCGTGGAGACCAGCCTTTGCAGGGAGTTACTCAAAAAGGGCAGTGGGAAAATTTAGGTTACGAAGTGGTAGAAGGCGATTTTCGTAAGCCTGGATCCACAATTACCCTCACCCGCAAGGCTTGCCATCCCATCGATCAAGAAGACTTTGAGCCCAAGGTGGATCCGCAATCGCTGCTAATCTGGCGCACCTTCCCTTCTGAGGAAGAGGAGCAGAATTGGATTGCCCAACAAATCGAGCGCGACCTGAAGCAGTGGAGTTTTCAGCCGGAGGATCTCCTGGTTACCGGTGTAGGCAGCTTCAAGAAGAGCAGACCTTATTGGGAAAGCCTGAAGGCCAAGCTCAAACAAAGAGGAATTAGAGCTCTCATAGCCGGCGAAGATGCCGGTCAGGATATTTTCCGCTTGCCGGGGCATGTCACCCTAGCGGGGATCTTCCGGGCCAAAGGCAATGAAGCTTGGAAAGTCTACGTTTGCCAGTTTCAAAACGCCACCGAACCGGGGCTCAGTGTGGAAGAGCAACTGCGCCGGCGCAACCAAGCTTTTGTGGCCTTGACACGCACCAAGATCTGGTGTGTCGTGACAGGGATCTCCCCCCAAGACCACCTGGCCCCCGCCTTTCAAGAGCTGCAGCAGGCCAAGGAACAGTACCCCTATCTACGCTTCCCGGCCTTTAATAAGGGATCCCTGCGGCGAATTCATGAAATAGATCCGGACTCGGAAGGCGTCTGA
- the fabD gene encoding ACP S-malonyltransferase produces the protein MSVAWIYPGQGSQVVGMGRDLQDWPGAARKLAVAREVLGWDPLALSEEQIHQTGYTQPALFTVSALLTDYLYAQGQAPACTAGHSLGEYSALYAAGVFDFETGLRLVALRGQLMEAAGDPPGSMAALIGFDRDKLEHLCQMTPDVVIANDNSPDQVVISGSVEGVQAICEQLQAKRTVPLKVSGAFHSPLMQAAAETFAHTLREVDFQAPRVPVYSNCTAAASRDPQVLKQALLSQMTAPVRWRETVLQMAADGIREVWEIGPGNVLTGLVRRTAPALGRCNISSLSIG, from the coding sequence ATGAGCGTTGCCTGGATCTATCCCGGTCAGGGATCCCAAGTCGTGGGCATGGGAAGGGATTTACAAGATTGGCCAGGGGCGGCCCGCAAGTTGGCTGTGGCCCGCGAGGTGCTGGGATGGGATCCCCTGGCGCTCTCGGAAGAGCAGATCCATCAGACCGGCTACACGCAGCCGGCTTTATTCACTGTATCGGCCCTGCTGACGGACTATCTCTACGCTCAGGGTCAGGCTCCCGCCTGTACAGCCGGCCACAGCTTGGGAGAATATAGCGCCCTCTACGCCGCGGGGGTATTTGATTTTGAGACTGGCCTGCGGCTGGTGGCGCTGCGGGGCCAGTTGATGGAAGCTGCAGGGGATCCCCCCGGCAGCATGGCGGCGCTGATTGGGTTTGATCGCGACAAGCTGGAGCACCTGTGCCAGATGACTCCCGATGTGGTCATTGCCAACGACAACAGCCCGGATCAGGTCGTGATCAGCGGCTCGGTCGAGGGGGTGCAGGCCATCTGTGAGCAGTTGCAGGCCAAGCGCACCGTTCCCCTCAAAGTCAGCGGCGCCTTCCACTCGCCCTTGATGCAGGCGGCGGCGGAAACCTTTGCCCACACCTTGCGCGAGGTTGACTTTCAGGCTCCGCGAGTGCCGGTCTACAGCAATTGCACGGCTGCCGCTAGCCGAGATCCCCAGGTCCTCAAGCAGGCACTGCTGTCTCAGATGACTGCCCCAGTCCGCTGGCGAGAAACGGTGCTGCAGATGGCCGCCGACGGCATCCGAGAGGTGTGGGAAATCGGCCCTGGCAATGTGCTGACGGGCTTGGTGAGGCGAACGGCACCTGCCCTGGGACGGTGCAACATCAGCAGCCTCAGCATCGGCTAA
- a CDS encoding beta-ketoacyl-ACP synthase III — MPSNGLPSVRLVGVGAALPTPCLSNDDLSQIVETSDEWIWPRTGIRQRRILPPDLSLVDLAAQAAKAALAQAGIPPQELDLILLATSTGVDRFGSAPRVQAALGATRAVAFDLTAACTGFVFAVATAAQFLQTGLYRRALVVAADVLSRTVDWTDRTTCVLFGDGAGAVVLEAAREGDGGILSIELRSDGSGSELLSLAMATEARPLVGSLQVGQYRCCPIAMNGREVYKFAVQAVPEIIEKALFRAGIAAAAVQGYFIHQANQRILDAVAKRLQLDPQRVASVLERYGNTSGASVPIALADWIGQRRFGPGDLGVMAGFGAGLTWGAIVFRWGR; from the coding sequence ATGCCCAGCAATGGCCTCCCGAGCGTGCGGCTGGTGGGGGTGGGGGCTGCCCTGCCGACTCCCTGCCTGAGCAACGACGACCTCAGCCAGATCGTGGAGACTTCCGACGAGTGGATCTGGCCCCGCACCGGCATTCGCCAACGGCGCATCCTGCCCCCCGACCTCAGCCTGGTGGATTTGGCGGCGCAAGCGGCAAAGGCTGCCCTGGCGCAGGCCGGCATCCCGCCCCAGGAGCTGGATCTAATCCTCCTGGCCACCTCCACCGGCGTCGATCGCTTCGGCTCCGCTCCGCGGGTGCAAGCAGCGCTGGGGGCGACACGGGCGGTGGCTTTTGACCTGACGGCAGCCTGTACAGGGTTTGTGTTTGCTGTGGCCACGGCGGCCCAGTTTCTGCAAACCGGGCTGTACCGGCGGGCGCTGGTGGTGGCGGCGGACGTACTCTCTCGCACAGTGGACTGGACAGATCGCACCACCTGTGTCCTATTTGGGGACGGGGCAGGGGCGGTGGTCCTGGAAGCCGCAAGAGAGGGGGACGGCGGCATCCTCAGCATCGAGCTGCGCAGCGATGGCAGTGGCAGCGAGCTGCTCAGCCTGGCCATGGCCACCGAGGCCAGGCCCCTGGTGGGATCCCTGCAGGTGGGTCAATACCGCTGCTGCCCCATCGCCATGAACGGCCGTGAGGTGTACAAGTTCGCCGTCCAAGCGGTGCCGGAGATTATCGAGAAGGCTCTCTTTCGAGCTGGGATTGCCGCAGCAGCCGTGCAAGGCTACTTCATCCACCAGGCCAACCAGCGCATCCTCGATGCTGTGGCCAAGCGGCTGCAGTTGGATCCCCAGCGGGTGGCCAGCGTTCTGGAGCGCTACGGCAACACCTCCGGCGCCTCGGTGCCGATTGCGCTGGCCGACTGGATTGGCCAAAGGCGGTTTGGCCCTGGGGATTTGGGGGTGATGGCTGGCTTCGGCGCCGGCCTCACCTGGGGAGCAATTGTCTTTCGTTGGGGCAGATGA